The nucleotide window TTTGTTGGTGCCGATAACTTTTCTGGCATGGGCCCCGCACTCACTGAAAAACACGGGAATATCCAGGCGGCCGTTGTCAATGCGCCGGGTCCGGTTCAAAATATCCAGTCCGGCTTCAGCGGCTTTGTTTTTGAACTGTGCCACGGTTTTTTCCGGAGAGATGATTTTGTCCTGGTCATAGGTGTAGCCTTTGACCGCATCGTTAAGTTCGATTTTATATGTCATGAAAGTCGGTTTCCTGGTTCAGGGTTGAATGGATGGATGCCGGTGATAAAAGCCTGGGCCGGAGTTGATCCGGATATCGGTCATTCCATAAGATTGATCTCATCGCCCACGCGGATGGTGCCGCCGGTCAGAATTTTTGCAAACACGCCTTGTTTAGGCATGATGCAGTCGCCGGTGCGGTAATAGATGGCGCATTTTTTATGGCATTGTTTGCCGATCTGGGTGATCTCTACCAGGGCCGTGTCCCCTAAGCGGACTTTTTGCCCGATTGTCTGGGATTTCCAGTCAATACCGGTGGTGGCGATGTTTTCGGCAAAATCCCCGAAAGTCAGGACAAATTCCGGGGTGCTGGCGGCATCAATGCTTTCAGACGCCAGAAAACTGAGCTGCCGGTGCCAGTCCCCGGCATGGGCATCCCCCTGGATGCCGTGGTTTTCCAGAAGTTCTGCCTGGTCGACACATTGTTTGACCGTACCTTTTTTTTTGCTGACGGCAATGGAAACAATTTTCACGGGGATTCCTTTGTGTTTTCAGGTTGTGGTGGCATATCAAAGGGACATATATCACATTGTGGCAGTCAGTTTCAATGCCTGAGTTGTTTTTGAATGGATTTTTTCATCAGTGCTGTTTTGTCTGTGTCATTTTTGAAAAAAGGGTCAGTCGATTTCACGGGTGGCGATTGGACATGTCCGGGCAAATCCATGGGCGGGTGGGAATGATTGAACTGATCCAGGCAGTCGTCAATGGTTTCAGCCAGGCCCGCCGGCAGGTTGTGGGGTGTAAACGCCTGCTGGATCGCGGACTCCAGGCAGACGTCCAGAGAAAAGAGCTGTCGGCATGCCGGGCAGGACGTCAGATGGTCTATCACTTCCGGATTTTCCGGCATTCCCCGGCCGGTATGGGTTTTCATCCACTGTAAAAATGTATCGCAGTTCATGGGTCAGGTCGATTCCGTTTCAAGATGGATCTGAAAGATGTGCCGGCGGTCCTGCAACTGGTCGAGCAGTATGGTTTTCAACCGTTCCCTGGCCCGGTTCAGCCGGGACATCACCGTGCCCATGGGGATATCCAGGGCAGCGGCGATCTCTTTGTACGGCATATCTTGCATGTAATACAGGGTCAAGACGTCTTTGAATTTCACCGGCAGCGCATCAATGGCCTGATTCACCAGCCGGGTGTCTGCGGCCAGGGCCAGCCGGTCGTCTGTATCGATTTTTTCCACACAGGATTTGAGATGCTCAATGTAATCGGTTTGTTGCTGCTGGTGTTTCTCAGTATTTGTCCGGCATGTTTTCAGAAAATTGTTGCGCAGAATTTTCAGCAGCCAGGGTTTGATCCGGTCCGGATCCTTGAGTTGATAAAAATATTTAAAAGCCATCAGATAGGTTTCCTGAACAAGGTCATGGGCATCAAACGCATTGCCGGTATATTTGAGAGCCACGTTATACACCAGTGACATATGCGGATATGCCAGCGTTTTAAACCGGTGGTTGGTTTTATTTGTTTCAGATTTCATGTCATCATCATCCTGACCTTGCCTCCATGGCATTTAAGATAATCAGGTGATGAATCAATTCAATCCTTTTTATAAATTATAGACAGATATTACCCCGGTTTTATTCCCGGATTTTCATCTGCCGGTTCCAGGTGGACCATCACATCAATGACTTTGGGGTACCGGGCCATCAGGGTTTGCCTAGCGGTTTCGGAAATCTCATGGCCCTGGCGCACACTCATCTGTCCCTCCACCTCCAGATGAAGGTCCATATAAAAAGATCCGCCGATTTTTCGGGACCGGATCCGATGTGTGCCCTGAACATGGGGAATCCTCTGGATCAGGGCCTGAATCTCAATCCGGTCTTTCGGGGACATGCCCTTGTCTGTAAGCTCGGCCAGGCTGTCGCCTAAAATATCGATTCCCACCTTGATGATAAAGACAGATACCAGGATGGCTGCCACCGGGTCCAGAAACGCCAGTTTCGGTGAGATGAGTCCGGCAGTCACGGCCACCAGCACGGGAATGGAGGACAGGGCATCCGTGCGGTGGTGCCAGGCATTGGCTTTTAACGAGGAGGACCGGTTTGTCACACCGGCGGTAAATGTGATGCGGTACAGAATTTCCTTGACCACCAGAGACAGCAGCGGTGCGGCAAGAACAATGGGGCTCAGCCGGGGGGTGACGGGATGCATCAGAGAAACAATGGCGTTATATCCGATGCCGGCAGCCACCCCTAAAAGGATCAGGCTGATGACAATGGTGACAAAAGATTCGATTTTCTGGTGACCGAAGGGATGACAGTCATCCGGCGGTGCCGTCCAGTAACGGACCCCGAACAGGATCACCAGATCGGATGCCGTGTCCGAAAAACTGTGTAGCGCATCCGCTACCACGGCCTGGCTGCTGCCGGCCACGCCGATGATCAGTTTGATCACGGCCAGTGCCACATTGGCAACCAGACCGATCCAGGTGATTTTTTCAATATTTTTTCTGGTATTGGTTTCAGCACGCATGTTAAAAAATCCTATAGTGCCGGGTTTTGGTCAAGCAATTCAATAAATTTAAGGTTGGCCCCGGGAAAAGCAAACCCATCGATTTCCTGCAAACAGATCCACTGAAAATCCACGGGGCCGTTCAAGGCCACATCCCCGGATATATAATCACAGTAAAACACATCCATTTCAATCTTAAAATGGGTATATGCATGCTTGATTCGGGTCAGAAAAGAAGACACCCGGACCGTGAGCCCGGTTTCCTCTTTGATCTCCCGGATACAGGCATCTTTCGCGGTTTCATTTTTTTCCACCTTGCCGCCGGGAAACTCCCACAGCCCGCCTAAAAGCCCGTCCGGGTTTCTCTGGGTGATCAGCAGTTTATTGTTTTTTATGACAATGCCGGTACTGATATGAAAACAGGGCGTTTTTTTGCGTGCCAGCCGCACCGGAAATTCTTTGATCCGGGATTCGGCCTCAGCGCAGCACATAACTTTTAAAGGGCAGGCCGTGCAGTCCGGGGATGTCGGGGTGCAGATCAACGCCCCCAGTTCCATGACCGCCTGGTTGAAACCGCCGGGATCTGTCCGGTCCAAAAGTGCTTCAGCCACGGGTTTGAACGTTCCATGGGCCGAGGAATGGTTCACGGGCACATCCAGGCAGAACAACCGGGACAGAACCCGCTTGACATTGCCGTCCACCACGGCATGGGCCTTTCCAAAGGCAATGCTCAATACGGCGGATGCAATATAATCCCCCACCCCGGGCAGGGCTTTGAAATCGGAAAACCGGTCCGGAATGCGGCCGTCTGAAAGAGAAACCAGTTGCTGAGCCGCCTTGTGCAGGTTTCTGGCCCGGGCATAATATCCCAGTCCTTCCCAGAGTTTGAGCACCCGGCCCGGATCGGCGTCAGCCAGATCTTTGAGGGTGGGGAACGCTGCCAGAAATTTGTGGAAATAAGGTACCACGGTTTTGACCTGGGTCTGCTGGAGCATGACTTCAGATACCCAGATGCGGTAAGGGTCAATGATGTCCCGCCAGGGAAGTTGCCGGTGATGGGCCTGGTACCAGTGCATCAGATATTGTTGAATCTGTCCCTGTTCTGCCCGGGGGATTGAAAAGGATGCCTGATTGTGACCCCCTTGTTTTCTGAGCACGGATTTTTTTTTGCGGGTCGGTGTCATCAATGGCTGTTCCATTTGTGGGAAGGTGTTTTGGCCCGGCCGGACGGCTTGAACTGCCGGACATGGGTGATCAGTTGTTTTGTCAGGGCGTTGGAATGGGTTTTGCCAAACCGGATCTGAACATACAGGTCTGTGATGGTTTGGGCGCTGGGTGCCAGATCCGGCCGCAGGACTTTGATTTGATTCAGAAAATCCACAGGCCCGAGATTCAGTGGCCGAACCAGGCCGATCCGCGCCAGACGTTTGCAGAAAAGGGTATATGCCTCTGCGGCCGGGTCTTTTTTTTCCGGGCGAAGCCGGTGCAGAAAAAATCGGAGAAAAAGGGCCAGAACCAGCAGGGTCAGGCTTACAAGCAAAAGAATCGTTTTCCATTGCCCCCGGGCCGTGTCCACCCCCAGCTGCGCCATCAAATCTTTCTGGGCCGCAAAGGAATATCCCGTGAACCAGGCTTCCCATTTCAGATTTGCCGCTTCCAGCATAAAGGCCAGTCGTTTGTGGACCGGGATGGCGCCGGTACCTGAAGAATTGAGAAAAGAGCCGTCCGGATTCTGTTCCAGGCGTTGGGGTGCCACCACCAGGGTGGGATCCACCCGGACCCACCCTTTATCCGGCATGAACACTTCCACCCAGGCGTGGGCTGAGGACTGGCGGACCGTGATATAATCGCCATAAGGATTGAGTTCTCCGCCCAGATATCCCCCCACCACCCGGGCCGGTACATTCAGCACATTCATCATGAACGCCAGGGCACCGGCATAATGTTCACAATACCCCTGCCGGGTTTTGAGCACAAAATCATCCACAGGATGGGCCTTGGCCAAAGGCGGGGTCAGTGTATAGGTGAAATGCTTTTCTTTGAAAAAATTCAGCATCCGGTCCAGTTTTTCCCGGGGATCTGAAAGGCCTTTTGCCAGAGACCGGGCCAAAGACCGGGTATCCGGATTGTTGTCAGTCCCTAAAGCCACGGGTGACGGAACGGGTTCCTTTTTTTTCAGGGCCGTATCCATCATGGAAATTGCCTGATACACACGCCGGCGGGTCACGGGCCGTCCGGCAAAAAGGGTCTGATCCGTGGTCAAACGGGCACCGGGAGGCGCGTCCACTGGCCGGTCCAGGGCAAACAGCCACCGGCTTTTATGGGGCTCTAAAACAATGGTGTATGTGACCGAACCGGTCAGATCGCGCTGCCTGGAATGGACAAAAGACGGGCGGTCTGCCGGATGCCACTGGACCCCGTTGAACCGGTCGAACACAATGCCCCGCCAGTACAGACCCCGGGTCTGGGGTAAGGTCCCGTCAAAATCCGCCCGAAAGGCCACGGACGGATCCCGGGCCATGCGGGAGATGCTGCCCGGGCTCAGAATTTCTGCAAACCCGGACTGGCCCGAACCTGGGGTTTCCACGGAAAACAGGCCCTGCTGAAGCCGGGGAAACAAAAGAAACAGCAGAATCATCAGCGGGACGGCCTGGGCCATGATCCGGGCCGTCAGCGTGATGCCGGGCCGGAACCGGCCCCGGGGGTGGTTGATGCGCACCAGTGCCAGGGTGGTGACAAAGACACTCACAAACATGTACAGCACGGTCCACAGGGACTCGGATCGAAACAGGCTGGTGATGATGATAAAATAAGTGAGCAGCACCGTGATCATCCGGTGTCGGTGGGTGGCCATTTCAAAGGGTTTGATGCCCGCCATCACCGCCATGAGCCCCACAAAGGCATCGGCCCCGATCTGTACCCGGAAGGTGGCCAGAAGTCCGATGATGCCGGCAAAGGCCAGTACATGGCGAAACACAGGGCCGGGAACAGGCCATCCGGTTTTAAGCTGCATCAGCATGTACAGCCACATGAAAACACACCAGGCAATGATCCACACGGGCAACCCAGGGGCATGGGGGGCCATGGCCACTGCCAGCGCACTGATAACGGGAACCACATGGCCGTCCGGGTGTTTCAAGACAAAGAATCCTTTTTTCCATACAGGGCCAGGGCCCTGAGGCACTGATGTTTGTGTCCCGGCCCCTGGGCCGGAGGGATCAGCCGGTCCGGCAGTTTCAGCCCATAGGGGGTTTTGTTGCGGTCCGCTGAAAGCACCATGCGGCACAGCCGGGACAGTTTGAATTCCGTATCTGTGGAAGCAATGGCATCGAAATCCAGCATCATGAATCCGCCGGCCCCGGCCGTAAAATCCTTGACAAAGACCCCCTGACCTTTGGAAACCGCTTTCCAGGCGATACGCCCCACATCATGGCCGGGCTGATACAAAGACAGGCCCTGGAAATCATCCGGCCCTGAAAACCGGGAAGCAGCGGTTCCATCAAGATCACCGCCTCCCTTGACCGGTCTGACAGGCCCGTCTGCGGGAGATGGATACACCAGGCAGGTCATGGGCAGGGATATCCGGGTGGTGAGGCAGAAAAAACCAAAGGGAAACACCGAGGACACCGTCAGGGAACCGGGGGTGAAAACGCCCCGTGCGGCTGTTTTTAAAGGCAGGTGCACGGTTTTGGTTTCATTTTTCAACAGGCTTGTTTCCAGAATGTCTGCCTGTTCCGGCAGGGCCAGGGTCACCCCTGCCCGTTCCATGCCGTTTGCCTGCACCTGAAAAGTGAACCGGGCGGTGCGGCCGGCAAATACCGGGGATGCGGAAACAAAAAAAAGGCTCAGTCCGGTCAGGTTTTTCAGGGAGTAGAACAAAGAGATCAACGCCATGCCGCCCAGAAGGAAAACCAGGATAAATCCGGCATTGTTGTTGTAGTTGATTGAACCGGCCATCATGGCTCCCAGGATAATCAAAAACAGCAGTCCGTGCCGGGTGGGGCGGATGGAAAGGTGTTTTTTGTGTATCATCATGGCAAAGTCGGTTTCAGGCCTGCATCACACAGGGACCGGTACGGTGCTGAACAGATCCATAAGCGGGTCTTGGGAAAATTCAATCAGGTCCCGGCTGGATCTCAAGCGGTGTCCGGCCACCCAGGGCAGGATCTGCTGAAGGTCTTCGGGCAGGGTATGGTCCCGGCCATGAAGATACGCCCAGGCCCGGGCCGCCCGGGACAGAGACAGCCCGGCCCGGGGAGACAGCCCCACCTGAAACTTTCCGGATGTGCGGGTGAACGCCAGAATATCCTGGAGATAGGTCAAAAACGTGTCTGACACATGGACTTGTTCCACGGCCTTTTGGATCTTGAGCACTTCGGTTTTATCCATAAAAGGGGTAACGGCCGCCAGGGCCGGTTCCGCCCCCGTGCCGGTCAGAATCTGTTTTTCGGCGGCCCGGTCCGGGTATCCTAAGTGGATGCGCATGAGAAACCGGTCCATCTGGGACTCGGGCAAGGCAAAGGTGCCGGCCTGTTCTATGGGGTTCTGGGTGGCGATGACAAAAAAAGGGGCTTCCAGGGACCGGGTTTCCCCTTCAATGGTTACCTGCTCCTCTTCCATGGCTTCCAGCAGGGCGCTCTGGCTTTTGGGCGTGGCCCGGTTGATTTCATCGGCTAAAAACACCTGGGTGAAAATGGGACCGGGATGAAAGGTGAACGTGGCCGTATGCGAATCAAAGACCGACATGCCCAGAATATCCCCGGGCAACAGATCTGAAGTAAACTGCATGCGCTGAAATTTCAGTCCCATGCACCGGGCCAGCACTTTAGCCAGCGTGGTTTTACCGATGCCGGGCAGATCTTCGATGAGCAGATGACCTTTGGCAAAAAGACAGGCCAGGGCCAGGCGGATCTGAGGTTCTTTGCCCAGCACCACCGAACCCACCTGGCGGACGATTTTTTCAAATTCCGGAATCATCATGGGGTCTGTGCGCTGTTTCATCCGTCTGGCTTCCATTTTTTCCAGGACCGGATCAGCTGGATAAAGGTCCGGACCCCGGTGCCGGAAGGGCCTTTGGGAATATAGGATTTTTCAGTGAAATCCCAGGCAGTGCCGGCAATGTCCAGGTGGGCCCA belongs to Desulfotignum balticum DSM 7044 and includes:
- a CDS encoding AAA family ATPase; the encoded protein is MKQRTDPMMIPEFEKIVRQVGSVVLGKEPQIRLALACLFAKGHLLIEDLPGIGKTTLAKVLARCMGLKFQRMQFTSDLLPGDILGMSVFDSHTATFTFHPGPIFTQVFLADEINRATPKSQSALLEAMEEEQVTIEGETRSLEAPFFVIATQNPIEQAGTFALPESQMDRFLMRIHLGYPDRAAEKQILTGTGAEPALAAVTPFMDKTEVLKIQKAVEQVHVSDTFLTYLQDILAFTRTSGKFQVGLSPRAGLSLSRAARAWAYLHGRDHTLPEDLQQILPWVAGHRLRSSRDLIEFSQDPLMDLFSTVPVPV
- a CDS encoding sigma-70 family RNA polymerase sigma factor; its protein translation is MKSETNKTNHRFKTLAYPHMSLVYNVALKYTGNAFDAHDLVQETYLMAFKYFYQLKDPDRIKPWLLKILRNNFLKTCRTNTEKHQQQQTDYIEHLKSCVEKIDTDDRLALAADTRLVNQAIDALPVKFKDVLTLYYMQDMPYKEIAAALDIPMGTVMSRLNRARERLKTILLDQLQDRRHIFQIHLETEST
- a CDS encoding MOSC domain-containing protein codes for the protein MKIVSIAVSKKKGTVKQCVDQAELLENHGIQGDAHAGDWHRQLSFLASESIDAASTPEFVLTFGDFAENIATTGIDWKSQTIGQKVRLGDTALVEITQIGKQCHKKCAIYYRTGDCIMPKQGVFAKILTGGTIRVGDEINLME
- a CDS encoding transglutaminase TgpA family protein; protein product: MKHPDGHVVPVISALAVAMAPHAPGLPVWIIAWCVFMWLYMLMQLKTGWPVPGPVFRHVLAFAGIIGLLATFRVQIGADAFVGLMAVMAGIKPFEMATHRHRMITVLLTYFIIITSLFRSESLWTVLYMFVSVFVTTLALVRINHPRGRFRPGITLTARIMAQAVPLMILLFLLFPRLQQGLFSVETPGSGQSGFAEILSPGSISRMARDPSVAFRADFDGTLPQTRGLYWRGIVFDRFNGVQWHPADRPSFVHSRQRDLTGSVTYTIVLEPHKSRWLFALDRPVDAPPGARLTTDQTLFAGRPVTRRRVYQAISMMDTALKKKEPVPSPVALGTDNNPDTRSLARSLAKGLSDPREKLDRMLNFFKEKHFTYTLTPPLAKAHPVDDFVLKTRQGYCEHYAGALAFMMNVLNVPARVVGGYLGGELNPYGDYITVRQSSAHAWVEVFMPDKGWVRVDPTLVVAPQRLEQNPDGSFLNSSGTGAIPVHKRLAFMLEAANLKWEAWFTGYSFAAQKDLMAQLGVDTARGQWKTILLLVSLTLLVLALFLRFFLHRLRPEKKDPAAEAYTLFCKRLARIGLVRPLNLGPVDFLNQIKVLRPDLAPSAQTITDLYVQIRFGKTHSNALTKQLITHVRQFKPSGRAKTPSHKWNSH
- a CDS encoding cation diffusion facilitator family transporter, with protein sequence MRAETNTRKNIEKITWIGLVANVALAVIKLIIGVAGSSQAVVADALHSFSDTASDLVILFGVRYWTAPPDDCHPFGHQKIESFVTIVISLILLGVAAGIGYNAIVSLMHPVTPRLSPIVLAAPLLSLVVKEILYRITFTAGVTNRSSSLKANAWHHRTDALSSIPVLVAVTAGLISPKLAFLDPVAAILVSVFIIKVGIDILGDSLAELTDKGMSPKDRIEIQALIQRIPHVQGTHRIRSRKIGGSFYMDLHLEVEGQMSVRQGHEISETARQTLMARYPKVIDVMVHLEPADENPGIKPG
- a CDS encoding DUF58 domain-containing protein yields the protein MMIHKKHLSIRPTRHGLLFLIILGAMMAGSINYNNNAGFILVFLLGGMALISLFYSLKNLTGLSLFFVSASPVFAGRTARFTFQVQANGMERAGVTLALPEQADILETSLLKNETKTVHLPLKTAARGVFTPGSLTVSSVFPFGFFCLTTRISLPMTCLVYPSPADGPVRPVKGGGDLDGTAASRFSGPDDFQGLSLYQPGHDVGRIAWKAVSKGQGVFVKDFTAGAGGFMMLDFDAIASTDTEFKLSRLCRMVLSADRNKTPYGLKLPDRLIPPAQGPGHKHQCLRALALYGKKDSLS
- the mutY gene encoding A/G-specific adenine glycosylase, whose product is MTPTRKKKSVLRKQGGHNQASFSIPRAEQGQIQQYLMHWYQAHHRQLPWRDIIDPYRIWVSEVMLQQTQVKTVVPYFHKFLAAFPTLKDLADADPGRVLKLWEGLGYYARARNLHKAAQQLVSLSDGRIPDRFSDFKALPGVGDYIASAVLSIAFGKAHAVVDGNVKRVLSRLFCLDVPVNHSSAHGTFKPVAEALLDRTDPGGFNQAVMELGALICTPTSPDCTACPLKVMCCAEAESRIKEFPVRLARKKTPCFHISTGIVIKNNKLLITQRNPDGLLGGLWEFPGGKVEKNETAKDACIREIKEETGLTVRVSSFLTRIKHAYTHFKIEMDVFYCDYISGDVALNGPVDFQWICLQEIDGFAFPGANLKFIELLDQNPAL